From the genome of Brassica rapa cultivar Chiifu-401-42 unplaced genomic scaffold, CAAS_Brap_v3.01 Scaffold0347, whole genome shotgun sequence, one region includes:
- the LOC117130189 gene encoding uncharacterized protein LOC117130189, translating to MFCEKDCDLPSLETEFNLDNEQAIVELTVLQPELPSSLVLSPQVFEEEPLDFPHQCPCLDTRKCLDDDLGPIFDEEDEPDPVFDEEATSITSIAMENYLCFDPGTTPAPLPPDLQEHLFVLSIQERQVQPLNESIGRAQQPQIWRSFVVQTGYLGASDRGSVQE from the exons atgttttgtgaaaaagattgtgatcttccttctcttgaaactgagtttaatcttgataatgaacaagctattgtagaactaactgttttgcaaccggagcttccgagtagtcttgttttgtctccacaggtttttgaggaagagccactggattttccacatcagtgcccatgtcttgacactaggaAATGTTTAGATGATGATCtaggtcctatctttgatgaggaggacgaacctgatccagtctttgatgaagaagcaacaagcatcacATCCATTGCTATGGAGAATTATCTATGCTTTGATCCCGGcacaactcctgcccctttacctcctgatcttcaagagcact tgtttgttttgagtatccaggaaagacaagttcagcctctgaatgaaagcattggccgtgcccaacaacctcagatttggagaagctttgttgttcaaaccggctaccttggtgccagcgacagaggttcagtccaagaatGA